The Alteromonas gilva genome has a window encoding:
- a CDS encoding RNase H1/viroplasmin domain-containing protein translates to MARDFSTINSAGNSRRAAYVVFEGRKPGIYATWEETKEQVHRFSGQSYKGFDS, encoded by the coding sequence ATGGCCAGAGACTTCAGTACTATTAATTCAGCAGGCAATTCCAGACGAGCGGCCTATGTCGTATTTGAAGGCCGCAAGCCAGGAATATATGCAACTTGGGAGGAAACTAAAGAGCAGGTACATCGATTTTCGGGGCAAAGCTATAAAGGTTTTGACAGCTAG
- a CDS encoding DUF2787 family protein, with protein MHIEYQDLALPVSKRFVDAITKLTEHQQADDSITFNFRDPNYSAENGGFHAVEIQLEKHGVSWHFCYITDFTYVGIGLFAELAKDLDFDFQAGVFQNLHGLFPIEVALDIYQIWEGNFLHYWQVLNVYTIQIASD; from the coding sequence ATGCATATTGAATATCAAGATTTAGCGTTACCCGTATCAAAACGATTTGTTGATGCCATAACCAAACTCACCGAACACCAACAGGCAGACGATAGCATTACCTTCAACTTTCGCGACCCGAACTACTCAGCAGAAAACGGTGGTTTTCATGCGGTAGAAATACAGTTGGAGAAACACGGTGTTTCATGGCACTTCTGCTATATCACCGATTTTACATATGTTGGTATTGGTCTTTTTGCGGAACTTGCCAAAGACCTCGACTTTGATTTTCAGGCCGGTGTATTTCAAAACCTGCATGGCCTGTTTCCGATAGAAGTTGCTCTGGATATATACCAGATATGGGAAGGAAACTTTCTGCACTACTGGCAAGTGTTAAACGTATATACCATACAAATCGCCAGCGACTAA
- a CDS encoding alpha/beta hydrolase, producing the protein MKSRLGVLVIHGFTAHISCVETLAHYFDNERLPYEMPVLPGHSEECPSALIGKSWKDWIEHCSKSLKKLLDRCDKAIIVGHSMGALIAINLQVDNKSTIDSLVLVAPALILKNPLAPRNKLHFITTPLSLFYKTWTLKQNILDSNKNYKWVPVESIVTFFSLIKETYKVLNQVSSPILVIQSKADRVVPNVSGEYILDNINSSSSDKKLVYFFASEHEMLRGAQKEAVSHEILAYIKSRN; encoded by the coding sequence GTGAAAAGTAGACTAGGTGTTTTAGTTATACATGGTTTTACTGCTCACATTAGCTGTGTTGAAACTCTAGCACACTATTTTGATAATGAAAGGCTTCCTTATGAAATGCCTGTATTGCCAGGCCATTCTGAGGAATGCCCATCTGCTCTAATAGGTAAATCTTGGAAAGACTGGATTGAGCACTGCTCAAAGTCTCTTAAAAAATTACTCGATAGATGTGACAAAGCTATAATTGTCGGCCACAGTATGGGAGCCCTAATTGCAATAAACCTTCAAGTCGACAATAAATCAACCATCGATAGTCTGGTTTTAGTTGCACCGGCCTTGATTTTAAAAAATCCTTTAGCTCCAAGGAACAAACTACATTTCATTACAACACCACTCTCTCTTTTCTATAAAACATGGACTCTTAAGCAGAATATTTTGGACTCAAATAAAAATTATAAATGGGTTCCCGTGGAGTCTATAGTTACTTTTTTTAGTTTGATAAAAGAAACTTACAAAGTGCTCAATCAAGTAAGTTCACCGATACTCGTGATACAAAGCAAAGCTGACAGAGTAGTACCCAATGTCAGTGGTGAGTATATATTAGACAATATTAATTCATCATCAAGTGATAAAAAGCTAGTTTATTTTTTTGCGTCCGAACATGAAATGTTGCGGGGAGCTCAAAAGGAAGCGGTATCTCACGAAATATTGGCATATATCAAAAGTAGAAATTGA
- a CDS encoding zinc dependent phospholipase C family protein gives MPKEVVHWKVAEKVYKSLIDKPKLKEQLEKQYNTYLLGAVFHDALYYYSGENSNFTKIPDALHSSEKEDSFNLVRAFLDPNNYSCQTVSSAGLAFCIGFASHIFTDKNFHPMIYFFTGDYYSENKQTKLGAVLKHRELESKLDLHVESSAHLKSTYDLNIMVEKGLSELESTMKDTIKLHGYNLDLKFSDINSCYKNYALARKIYTSKLASKALSFLCPILPKSVEDVLSLSYFKDSFNFPLDFKTQLAYQNPVTGDICRDSVEQLLENSVNETLQFLDYFLESEMEVKTGPSLETGIPNTMVSQMKYFHPEASF, from the coding sequence ATGCCAAAAGAAGTTGTCCATTGGAAGGTTGCTGAGAAGGTGTACAAATCATTAATTGATAAACCTAAATTGAAAGAACAACTGGAGAAGCAATACAACACTTATTTACTTGGTGCAGTATTCCATGATGCTCTTTATTATTACTCAGGAGAGAATAGCAATTTCACAAAAATTCCAGATGCGCTTCATTCCTCAGAAAAAGAAGATAGCTTCAACTTAGTCAGGGCTTTTCTCGATCCAAATAACTATAGTTGTCAAACCGTTTCCTCTGCAGGCTTAGCTTTCTGCATAGGATTCGCTTCTCATATCTTTACAGATAAAAATTTTCACCCGATGATTTATTTTTTTACTGGAGATTATTACTCTGAGAATAAACAGACAAAATTAGGTGCGGTATTAAAACATCGTGAACTTGAGTCAAAATTAGATTTGCATGTTGAATCTTCAGCGCATTTAAAATCAACGTATGATTTAAATATAATGGTAGAGAAGGGCTTATCAGAATTGGAGTCTACGATGAAAGACACCATTAAACTACATGGCTATAACTTGGATTTGAAGTTTTCTGATATAAACTCTTGCTATAAAAATTATGCTTTAGCTAGAAAAATCTACACGTCTAAACTTGCAAGCAAAGCTTTATCCTTTCTATGCCCAATATTACCAAAGTCCGTTGAAGATGTACTCAGTCTGAGTTATTTCAAGGATAGTTTTAACTTTCCTTTGGACTTTAAAACACAGCTTGCATATCAAAACCCAGTAACGGGCGATATATGTAGAGACAGTGTAGAGCAATTACTCGAAAACAGTGTCAACGAAACACTACAATTTCTCGATTACTTTTTGGAGTCAGAAATGGAAGTGAAAACAGGGCCGTCATTAGAAACTGGAATTCCGAATACAATGGTAAGCCAAATGAAATACTTTCACCCTGAGGCTAGTTTCTGA
- a CDS encoding glycerophosphodiester phosphodiesterase, producing MFKEIAHRLGCGYGLENSMEALKGTIDHCNVHAFETDIQFSKDGVAFLLHDKLLNRTTNSSGYLYELTYKQIQNNVRLKNGEKVPTLDDLLTFLDGGKYQLYLELISFGKMELLLNAIEGSSLYKNKNLIISSFNHHDLKLVKEIKHHIPTMALLEGNPVNLSDVLKAASVDEVGFGFDSASESLTKVTKSLDIPAYAWTVNTLKEKSFAAKIGFDGVFTDTISPEEIK from the coding sequence ATGTTTAAAGAAATAGCTCATAGACTCGGTTGTGGATACGGCTTAGAAAACAGCATGGAGGCACTCAAAGGAACGATAGATCACTGCAACGTGCACGCATTCGAGACCGACATTCAATTTAGTAAGGATGGTGTTGCATTTCTATTGCATGATAAACTTTTGAATAGAACTACAAATAGTAGTGGTTATCTTTATGAGCTTACATACAAGCAAATTCAAAATAATGTAAGACTAAAAAATGGTGAAAAAGTACCTACACTAGATGATTTGTTGACCTTTCTCGATGGAGGAAAATATCAACTATACTTAGAGTTAATTTCCTTCGGAAAGATGGAGTTATTACTAAACGCTATAGAAGGTTCTAGTTTATACAAAAATAAGAATTTAATAATCTCATCCTTCAACCATCATGATTTAAAACTTGTTAAAGAGATTAAACATCACATCCCAACCATGGCACTCCTAGAAGGAAACCCTGTAAATTTATCTGACGTATTAAAAGCAGCTTCAGTCGATGAAGTTGGTTTCGGTTTTGACTCCGCGTCAGAATCTCTTACGAAAGTTACTAAATCGTTAGATATACCTGCATACGCTTGGACAGTAAACACGCTTAAAGAAAAAAGCTTTGCAGCTAAAATTGGGTTCGACGGGGTATTCACTGATACTATATCACCTGAGGAGATCAAATAA
- a CDS encoding TonB-dependent siderophore receptor has translation MLFCPVVPFKLKFPQLLLAMPILSFSHLAISQSISNESKAEVERIAVVGTSPHRYQTNSGDALMGLPLEFLELPRIVDVIPEQLLLDQKVTELEEALRNVPGVSLSDGFGGSNNDYLIRGFRRNTIYRDGLRVESNFRVNTSNLDSIRVIKGPASITYGQVEPGGLVDVITKKPLDARHFSGELRAGSWDNYLVQGDISTPVADNASLRANFSHQDAGSFRDFFDIKRDAIALSGRVDIAPSTRVNLSYEYRDEFRSFDRGTITVPTANGREIINNLKDIPISRRFGEEFEEIDTQFEFSTANIEHMFDNGWRLKVGAAWENSTSDDLQARPGAVVILAADAPIVDGYFTATPTPKAIYDKDDDQVFMVRRTDGSRDFKTLVSYLNTLLSGEINTGSINHRIAIGADRRRYDSSRYFIATPITNGVPVSLGGGGPLFNVENPVYDFLPETLSTEGASKIHAATEDHGFFVNDYMELSSAVSLLVGGRLDYSDVDRDGPANEVHAFSPQVAVNYRIADNISTFASYSEAFTPNTVFKLDNSGSSSETELFDPENSKQYELGTKGQFFDGKLNSSVSVYKIEKENVLSSVNDSYELIKGQQSKGLELQVNGQPIPGWTVMAGYAYTDAEILSEANVGNTPKNVAKHNGSVWTSYEFHQGKWQGLGSGIGVFYMGNRYGDDANSWELGSYTTVDASIWYTLSPLSEDGGNVRLQLSAKNILDKTYYSASGGDLRVSIGAPRSLYASVSATF, from the coding sequence ATGCTGTTTTGCCCTGTAGTCCCATTTAAATTGAAATTTCCTCAATTATTGCTTGCAATGCCTATTTTGAGTTTTTCTCACCTAGCAATATCGCAATCAATATCAAATGAATCAAAGGCTGAAGTTGAGCGCATTGCAGTAGTCGGAACAAGCCCACATCGCTATCAAACGAACAGTGGCGATGCACTGATGGGGCTTCCGCTAGAATTTTTAGAATTACCGCGCATTGTTGATGTGATCCCTGAACAGCTATTGTTAGATCAAAAGGTAACAGAACTAGAAGAAGCCTTACGTAATGTGCCTGGGGTGAGTTTATCCGATGGTTTTGGTGGCAGTAACAACGATTATCTTATTCGGGGTTTTAGGCGTAATACCATTTACCGAGATGGTTTACGGGTGGAATCAAACTTTCGCGTTAATACCTCGAATTTAGACAGTATAAGAGTGATAAAAGGCCCCGCTTCTATTACCTATGGACAAGTAGAGCCAGGCGGTTTAGTTGATGTCATCACCAAAAAACCATTAGATGCTCGTCACTTTTCCGGAGAGCTGCGAGCAGGTTCATGGGATAACTATTTAGTACAAGGCGATATCTCAACACCGGTCGCAGATAACGCGTCATTGAGAGCTAACTTTTCACATCAAGATGCAGGCTCATTTCGAGATTTTTTTGATATTAAACGTGATGCAATAGCGTTGAGCGGAAGAGTCGATATCGCCCCCAGCACCCGTGTTAACTTATCGTATGAGTATCGCGATGAATTTCGCTCCTTCGACCGTGGCACGATTACCGTCCCTACGGCTAATGGCAGAGAAATAATCAATAATCTCAAGGATATTCCTATTTCCCGGCGTTTCGGTGAAGAGTTTGAAGAAATTGATACACAATTTGAGTTTAGTACGGCCAATATAGAGCATATGTTTGATAACGGATGGCGCTTGAAAGTGGGTGCCGCGTGGGAAAATTCGACTTCTGATGATCTACAAGCAAGACCGGGGGCGGTGGTTATTTTAGCTGCCGATGCACCAATAGTAGATGGGTATTTTACTGCTACACCAACGCCAAAAGCGATATATGATAAGGATGACGACCAAGTCTTTATGGTTCGCCGCACTGATGGCAGCCGAGATTTTAAAACCCTCGTATCTTATCTCAATACCTTACTAAGTGGTGAAATAAACACAGGTAGTATTAATCATCGTATTGCCATCGGTGCTGATCGTCGTCGTTATGATAGCAGCCGATATTTTATTGCCACGCCGATAACCAATGGTGTACCAGTATCCTTGGGCGGCGGAGGCCCCTTGTTTAATGTTGAAAATCCTGTTTATGACTTTTTGCCCGAGACATTGTCTACCGAGGGAGCAAGTAAAATTCATGCGGCCACAGAAGATCATGGTTTTTTTGTTAATGACTATATGGAATTAAGCTCAGCTGTGAGCTTACTGGTCGGTGGCCGTTTAGATTACTCAGATGTGGATAGAGATGGACCCGCAAATGAAGTCCATGCATTTTCGCCACAAGTTGCGGTAAATTATCGCATTGCCGACAATATATCCACATTTGCCAGTTACTCAGAAGCATTCACCCCTAATACGGTATTTAAACTTGATAACAGCGGCAGTAGTTCAGAAACAGAGTTGTTTGATCCAGAGAATTCTAAACAGTATGAATTGGGTACCAAGGGTCAGTTTTTCGACGGCAAGTTAAACTCTAGCGTATCGGTTTACAAAATTGAAAAAGAAAATGTGCTCTCATCAGTCAACGATAGTTATGAATTAATTAAAGGACAGCAGTCCAAAGGACTTGAATTACAGGTTAATGGGCAGCCCATACCCGGTTGGACCGTCATGGCTGGTTACGCTTATACCGATGCAGAAATTCTCAGTGAAGCTAATGTGGGTAATACTCCTAAAAATGTGGCCAAACATAATGGCAGCGTATGGACAAGTTATGAGTTTCATCAAGGTAAGTGGCAAGGGTTAGGTAGCGGTATTGGTGTATTTTATATGGGCAATCGCTATGGTGATGATGCCAATAGTTGGGAGCTTGGCAGTTATACCACTGTTGACGCATCAATATGGTATACCCTTTCGCCGTTAAGCGAAGATGGCGGTAACGTTCGTTTGCAACTTTCGGCTAAAAATATATTGGATAAAACCTACTATTCGGCTAGCGGAGGAGATTTGCGGGTGAGTATCGGCGCACCAAGAAGTCTTTATGCTTCTGTCTCAGCAACATTCTAA
- a CDS encoding PepSY-associated TM helix domain-containing protein — protein sequence MSLSSLAKKIRLPTKKRWLDWHSFVGVTTGMLLFVICWSGTFATVSMELDWLLNPAMRVAKHQATSDDMLAAYKVTQVAMPQAKILSIDKLASEYHPLTVTIITEQKAIQHVLVDPATAEIIDTLSFLTVSRFFRDFHMSLFGFYGIGKYVVCLFSVTLLASLISGLMFYKRWWRRFWEKPKGKEPRALWSSIHRLSGLWALWFVVIMGLTGLWYLFEQSRLDMLDGTFSYTDSIKTASIRLPPPQKGVELPLETLVSSALRAMPDLDVRNITPNRGGYTYITGQTDSVLVRDRSNKIYVDPTTSDVAYAQKASDLPAYWYWSNMADPIHFGNFGGWITKMLWVIFGLVMSFLSLSGTWMYVKRNAAKSSPAGARRMAVSVYTSLIVVCLTLIMAVIRIQMLGPEIEGVRHFPNIYMSVQIFLASWTLVTVAICFSWGLWLIKSSRRVKH from the coding sequence ATGTCTCTATCTTCACTAGCCAAAAAGATCCGACTTCCTACCAAAAAGCGTTGGTTAGATTGGCACAGTTTTGTGGGAGTGACCACAGGAATGCTGCTGTTTGTGATTTGTTGGAGCGGCACGTTTGCGACGGTTTCAATGGAGCTTGATTGGTTATTAAATCCAGCCATGCGAGTCGCTAAGCATCAGGCCACAAGCGACGATATGTTAGCCGCTTATAAAGTCACTCAAGTGGCAATGCCACAGGCCAAGATCCTGAGTATCGATAAATTAGCCAGTGAATATCACCCATTAACTGTGACTATAATTACTGAGCAAAAAGCCATACAACATGTCTTGGTTGATCCCGCTACGGCAGAGATTATCGATACATTATCCTTCCTAACTGTGTCACGTTTTTTCCGTGATTTTCACATGTCGTTGTTTGGATTCTATGGGATCGGAAAATATGTTGTCTGTCTATTTTCGGTCACACTACTGGCATCGCTTATATCCGGACTAATGTTTTATAAACGCTGGTGGCGACGCTTTTGGGAAAAACCAAAAGGCAAAGAACCCCGGGCCCTATGGAGTAGTATCCATCGATTATCTGGACTTTGGGCACTCTGGTTTGTTGTCATCATGGGGCTAACAGGACTGTGGTATCTATTTGAGCAATCACGTTTGGATATGCTAGACGGGACGTTTTCTTATACTGATAGCATTAAGACGGCGTCTATTCGTCTGCCACCTCCACAAAAGGGAGTTGAGTTGCCGCTTGAAACATTAGTTTCATCAGCTCTACGTGCAATGCCTGATTTAGACGTTCGCAACATTACCCCTAATCGTGGTGGTTATACCTATATTACTGGCCAAACTGATAGTGTATTAGTCAGAGACCGCAGTAATAAAATATATGTGGACCCCACAACGAGTGATGTAGCTTACGCTCAAAAAGCCTCAGACTTACCAGCATATTGGTATTGGTCGAATATGGCAGATCCCATACACTTTGGTAATTTTGGCGGTTGGATCACAAAAATGCTCTGGGTGATCTTTGGTCTTGTCATGAGTTTTTTGTCTTTGAGTGGTACGTGGATGTATGTAAAACGTAATGCGGCAAAATCTTCACCTGCTGGTGCCCGTCGCATGGCAGTATCGGTATATACCTCGCTTATCGTGGTGTGTTTAACCTTAATTATGGCTGTCATTCGTATTCAAATGTTAGGTCCCGAGATTGAGGGGGTAAGACATTTCCCTAATATCTACATGTCGGTACAGATATTTTTAGCTTCTTGGACCTTGGTAACGGTCGCTATATGTTTTAGCTGGGGTCTTTGGCTGATAAAAAGCTCTCGAAGGGTCAAACACTAA